In the Vitis vinifera cultivar Pinot Noir 40024 chromosome 2, ASM3070453v1 genome, one interval contains:
- the LOC100266697 gene encoding expansin-A7, with protein sequence MASSLHSWGCRFLFMGLVFTIIAKSTLAVAPVFRPSRWALAHATFYGDDTASETMGGACGYGNLFLNGYGTDTVALSSTLFNNGYSCGSCYQIKCVQSSACYKGSPYTTVTATNLCPPNWAQDSNAGGWCNPPRVHFDMSKPAFMKIAQWKAGIIPVMYRRVPCVKRGGLQFSFQGNGYWLLVYVMNVGGGGDIASMWVKGSKTGWISMSHNWGASYQAFATLKGQALSFKLISYSTKQILVANNVAPSNWNVGMTYKANVNFH encoded by the exons ATGGCTTCTTCCCTTCACTCATGGGGCTGCAGGTTCCTCTTCATGGGATTGGTATTCACAATCATTGCCAAATCAACCCTCGCTGTTGCACCTGTCTTCAGGCCAAGCCGATGGGCACTTGCGCATGCCACCTTTTATGGCGACGACACCGCCTCCGAGACCATGG GAGGAGCATGTGGCTATGGAAACTTGTTCCTTAACGGTTACGGGACAGACACAGTGGCTTTGAGCTCCACACTGTTTAACAATGGATATTCTTGTGGGAGTTGTTACCAGATCAAGTGTGTTCAGTCAAGTGCATGCTATAAAGGGTCCCCATACACCACAGTCACTGCTACAAACCTTTGCCCACCTAATTGGGCCCAGGACTCCAATGCCGGTGGCTGGTGCAACCCACCACGGGTCCATTTCGACATGTCCAAGCCCGCCTTCATGAAAATTGCTCAGTGGAAGGCTGGCATTATCCCAGTCATGTACCGCAG AGTACCATGTGTTAAGCGTGGCGGGcttcaattttctttccaagGGAACGGATACTGGCTGTTGGTATATGTGATGAATGTTGGTGGAGGAGGAGATATCGCGAGCATGTGGGTGAAGGGAAGCAAAACAGGGTGGATTAGTATGAGCCACAACTGGGGGGCCTCATACCAGGCGTTTGCAACTCTGAAAGGCCAAGCTCTTTCTTTTAAGCTCATCTCCTACTCAACCAAGCAGATTCTAGTAGCAAACAATGTGGCTCCCTCTAACTGGAATGTAGGAATGACTTACAAGGCCAATGTGAACTTCCATTGA
- the LOC100261490 gene encoding uncharacterized protein LOC100261490 yields the protein MGSLFPLILIVLSLGSSALMKTEAQGIKSARLLDLVLRDYTIRSYNTRSRTGMLHTVDLPANFSGIRVDTVRFRCGSLRRYGAQVKEFQLGIGVKVSPCVERVIVIRQNLGNNLSSIYSDSYNLSGYQLVSPVLGLLAYNAGDNRNYTNPFELGILAGKTPIKVDFSNTTLVQTPGTVPLCATFEHDGKVTLTPQTSPYVCVTSKHGHFGLVMESPELQEGKRMSWWKVAVGASIGATLGAFLLGLLLVAMFVKVKKRSRMEELERRAYEEEALQVSMVGHVRAPIAAVTRTMPSIQDEYTPPPP from the coding sequence ATGGGTTCTCTCTTCCCTCTCATACTAATAGTTCTTTCATTGGGGTCGTCTGCATTGATGAAAACTGAAGCTCAGGGAATCAAATCAGCCCGCCTGCTTGATCTGGTCCTCAGAGACTACACCATCAGATCCTACAACACACGCTCCAGGACAGGAATGCTACACACTGTAGACTTACCGGCCAACTTCTCCGGCATCCGAGTCGACACAGTGAGATTCAGGTGCGGTAGTCTTCGCCGGTATGGCGCTCAGGTCAAGGAATTCCAACTGGGTATCGGGGTAAAAGTCAGCCCTTGTGTGGAGAGAGTCATAGTGATTAGGCAAAACCTTGGAAACAACTTGTCTTCTATATACTCGGACAGCTACAATTTATCTGGATACCAGCTTGTTTCCCCTGTTTTAGGCCTTTTGGCATACAATGCAGGCGACAACAGGAACTACACCAACCCCTTTGAGCTCGGCATTCTCGCCGGAAAAACACCCATCAAGGTAGACTTCAGCAACACTACCCTGGTCCAGACTCCGGGAACTGTTCCATTATGTGCTACATTTGAGCATGATGGCAAGGTGACATTGACACCCCAGACATCACCGTATGTTTGTGTCACATCAAAGCACGGCCATTTCGGGTTGGTGATGGAGTCACCGGAGTTGCAGGAGGGGAAAAGGATGAGCTGGTGGAAGGTGGCAGTAGGGGCCTCCATTGGGGCTACATTGGGTGCATTTCTCCTGGGATTGCTTCTGGTGGCAATGTTTGTGAAGGTAAAGAAGAGATCAAGAATGGAGGAGTTGGAGAGGAGAGCCTATGAAGAAGAAGCCTTGCAGGTGTCCATGGTTGGGCATGTGAGGGCTCCTATAGCTGCTGTAACTAGGACAATGCCCTCAATTCAGGATGAGTACACACCTCCTCCTCCTTGA
- the LOC100242824 gene encoding PGR5-like protein 1B, chloroplastic isoform X1 has protein sequence MFSSLMATKLGFALTTAPRLFASSSRKPLISPASLSSASSCSRVESFQLVGRQLRLSRRLFIISPKATADQQGQVQGDDVVDSKILPYCSIDKKEKRSIGEMEQDFLQALQSFYYEGKAIMSNEEFDNLKEELMWEGSSVVMLSSDEQKFLEASMAYVAGNPIMSDEEFDDLKIKLKIEGSEIVVEGPRCSLRSKKVYSDLSVDYLKMFLLNVPAAVVALSLFFFLDDVTGFEITFLLELQEPFSFIFTWFAAVPLIFWLSQTITKFILKDFLILKGPCPNCGTENVSFFGTILSISNGGTTNNLKCSNCETQMVYDSKTRLITLPEGSEA, from the exons ATGTTTTCAAGCCTAATGGCTACCAAGTTGGGGTTTGCTCTAACCACAGCGCCGCGCCTCTTCGCTTCTTCGTCACGGAAGCCATTGATTTCGCCGGCATCGTTGTCATCTGCATCATCTTGTTCGAGAGTTGAGTCATTTCAATTGGTCGGTCGGCAGTTGCGTCTTTCGCGTagactttttattatttcaccTAAGGCCACTGCAGACCAGCAAG GTCAGGTCCAAGGAGATGACGTTGTTGATTCTAAAATCTTGCCCTACTGTAGCATagacaagaaagaaaagaggtcaATTGGGGAGATGGAACAAGATTTTCTTCAGGCACTGCAG TCTTTTTATTATGAGGGAAAGGCTATTATGTCAAATGAGGAATTTGACAACCTCAAGGAAGAACTCATGTGGGAAGGAAGCAGCGTTGTTATGCTAA GTTCTGATGAACAGAAGTTTCTTGAAGCCTCCATGGCCTATGTTGCAGGGAACCCGATAATGTCTGATGAAGAGTTTGACGATTTGAAGATAAAGCTTAAG attGAAGGAAGTGAAATTGTAGTTGAGGGTCCAAGATGCAGTCTTCGTAGTAAAAAG GTTTATAGTGATCTGTCTGTCGACTATCTCAAGATGTTCCTCTTGAATGTCCCAGCTGCTGTTGTTGCACTGTCATT GTTTTTCTTCCTGGATGATGTGACTGGATTTGAAATCACTTTTCTTTTGGAG CTCCAGGAACCATTCAGTTTCATTTTCACGTGGTTTGCTGCAGTGCCCCTCATATTTTGGCTATCTCAGACAATtaccaaatttattttgaaagattttttGATCCTAAAG GGCCCCTGCCCAAACTGTGGTACAGAGAATGTTTCGTTCTTTGGCACTATACTGTCAATTTCCAATGGTGGTACCACCAACAATCTTAAATGTTCCAA TTGTGAGACTCAAATGGTGTATGATTCAAAGACACGCTTGATTACATTGCCTGAAGGAAGTGAAGCTTGA
- the LOC100265112 gene encoding protein STAY-GREEN homolog, chloroplastic encodes MATLTAALVLPSELKPSFSPHQRSLFVCRRRPKKSHPAFPVARLFGPAIFEASKLKVLFLGVDEKKHPGKLPRTYTLTHSDITSKLTLAISQTINNSQLQGWSNRLQRDEVVAEWKKVKDQMSLHVHCHISGGHFLLDLCAKLRYFIFCKELPVVLKAFVHGDGNLLNNYPELQEALVWVYFHSNLPEFNRVECWGALNNAAAPPPPAAGAGGGRVEAHQDMRQVEPSSKWERPEEPCIENCTCCFPPMSLIPWSQDLAHENIHDTQKGLRQQT; translated from the exons ATGGCTACTTTGACTGCTGCTCTTGTGCTTCCGTCTGAGCTCAAACCTTCTTTCTCTCCACACCAAAGATCTCTCTTCGTTTGTCGAAGAAGACCAAAGAAGAGTCACCCTGCTTTTCCT GTCGCAAGGCTGTTTGGTCCTGCAATTTTCGAAGCTTCAAAGCTTAAGGTTCTGTTTTTGGGAGTGGATGAGAAGAAGCACCCAGGGAAGCTTCCTAGAACTTACACGCTTACGCATAGTGACATAACATCTAAACTCACTCTGGCTATATCTCAAACTATAAACAACTCTCAG TTGCAGGGGTGGTCCAACAGATTACAAAGAGATGAGGTGGTGGCAGAATGGAAGAAAGTGAAAGACCAGATGTCTCTGCATGTGCACTGCCACATAAGTGGAGGCCATTTCCTTCTAGATTTGTGCGCTAAACTTAGATACTTCATCTTCTGCAAAGAGCTTCCAGTG GTTTTGAAGGCTTTTGTTCATGGAGATGGCAACCTGCTCAACAATTACCCAGAATTACAGGAAGCTTTGGTTTGGGTTTACTTTCACTCGAACCTCCCAGAATTCAATAGAGTAGAATGCTGGGGGGCGCTCAATAATGCAGCGGCGCCTCCTCCTCCTGCCGCCGGTGCTGGCGGTGGTAGGGTGGAGGCACACCAGGACATGAGGCAGGTGGAACCATCAAGCAAATGGGAGAGACCAGAAGAGCCATGCATTGAGAACTGTACATGTTGCTTCCCACCAATGAGCCTCATCCCATGGTCACAAGATCTCGCCCATGAAAATATTCATGATACCCAAAAGGGATTACGGCAGCAAACCTGA
- the LOC109124255 gene encoding receptor-like protein kinase ANXUR2 — MPLSIPPPQLRLTMESSAGKNHEFWPSRFHNLHLVPLISCCDHPQQWLEIGIGAVWGLKHLHQGSECEIIHQDIKTTDISLDEKRVAKFADFGVVLFEVLCAGLAVEGSLMKERSLRGTETKVMQCYAEVDGKGFEISMGVFAFYMVLDALSENG, encoded by the exons ATGCCACTGTCTATACCGCCTCCTCAACTCCGTTTGACGATGGAATCATCAGCGGGGAAGAACCATGAGTTCTGGCCGTCAAGGTTCCACAATCTCCATCTAGTCCCTCTTATAAGCTGTTGCGACCATCCCCAA CAATGGCTCGAGATCGGTATCGGTGCTGTTTGGGGACTGAAGCATCTACATCAAGGCTCGGAATGCGAAATCATTCACCAGGACATCAAGACCACAGATATTTCGTTAGATGAGAAACGGGTGGCCAAATTTGCTGATTTCGGAGTGGTGTTGTTTGAAGTACTGTGCGCAGGACTGGCTGTGGAAGGGAGCCTGATGAAGGAGCGTTCTTTGAGGGGCACAGAGACGAAGGTGATGCAATGTTATGCAGAAGTAGATGGAAAGGGTTTCGAGATTAGCATGGGTGTATTTGCTTTCTATATGGTGTTGGATGCTTTGAGTGAAAATGGGTAG
- the LOC100256403 gene encoding B-type cell cycle switch protein ccs52A yields the protein MDDPTTPSTTNQSALRSSSGLNLPSTMSKTPLSLEPVTPSTHIERMISVGYQPSPSRTIYSDRFIPSRTGSNFALFDISPLANSPAEGREDGSGAYATLLRTALFGPDAGVCSPGTPDKLMRLDGKNSSVYPSSRNIFRYKTETRQSMHSLSPFGFEDALPGVSHGPVKAARKVPRSPYKVLDAPALQDDFYLNLVDWSAHNVLAVGLGNCVYLWNACSSKVTKLCDLGMDVSVCSVGWAQRGTHLAVGTSNGKLQIWDASRCKRVRTMEGHRLRIGALAWSSSMLSSGSRDKTILQRDIRAQDDFVNKLAGHKSEVCGLKWSYDNRELASGGNDNRLFVWNQHSTQPVLKYCEHTAAVKAIAWSPHLHGLLASGGGTADRCIRFWNTTTNSHLSCMDTGSQVCNLVWSKNVNELVSTHGYSQNQIIVWRYPTMSKLATLTGHTYRVLYLAISPDGQTIVTGAGDETLRFWNVFPSPKSQNTDSEIGASSLGRTQIR from the exons ATGGATGATCCCACAACACCTTCAACAACCAACCAATCAGCTCTCAGAAGCTCCTCAGGGTTAAATCTACCTTCTACAATGTCGAAGACCCCTCTATCTCTCGAACCCGTAACCCCGTCGACCCACATTGAGCGTATGATCAGTGTAGGGTATCAGCCGTCGCCGTCGAGAACGATTTACAGCGATAGATTCATCCCCAGCAGAACAGGTTCCAATTTTGCGCTCTTCGACATCTCCCCGTTGGCTAACTCGCCGGCGGAGGGGCGAGAGGATGGCTCTGGCGCGTATGCGACGTTGTTGAGGACGGCCCTATTCGGGCCCGATGCCGGAGTCTGTTCCCCAGGCACGCCGGATAAGTTGATGAGATTGGATGGGAAGAATTCTTCTGTGTATCCGTCGAGCCGGAATATTTTTCGGTACAAGACGGAGACTCGGCAGTCGATGCACTCGCTGTCGCCTTTCGGGTTTGAAGATGCATTGCCGGGCGTGAGTCATGGCCCGGTCAAGGCAGCACGGAAGGTTCCTCGATCGCCTTATAAG GTTTTGGATGCTCCGGCATTACAAGATGATTTTTATCTGAATCTCGTTGATTGGTCCGCGCATAATGTGTTGGCAGTTGGGTTGGGCAATTGTGTCTATTTATGGAATGCTTGTAGTAGCAAG GTGACAAAGTTGTGTGACCTGGGAATGGATGTAAGTGTCTGTTCAGTAGGCTGGGCGCAGCGTGGCACACATCTTGCTGTTGGAACAAGTAATGGAAAACTCCAG ATTTGGGATGCATCTCGCTGCAAGAGAGTGCGAACTATGGAGGGTCATCGGTTACGTATTGGAGCTCTAGCCTGGAGCTCATCCATGTTGTCTTCAGGTAGTCGGGATAAAACAATTCTTCAACGTGATATACGTGCTCAGGATGATTTTGTTAATAAGCTCGCTGGACACAAGTCAGAG GTTTGTGGATTGAAGTGGTCTTATGATAACCGTGAGTTAGCATCAGGAGGAAATGATAATAGA CTTTTTGTTTGGAATCAACATTCAACTCAACCTGTCCTAAAATACTGTGAGCATACAGCAGCTGTAAAAGCCATAGCATGGTCCCCCCATCTTCATGGTCTTCTTGCATCTGGGGGTGGTACAGCAGACCGCTGCATTCGATTCTGGAATACAACCACTAACTCACACCTGAGCTGCATGGACACCGGCAGTCAG GTATGCAACCTTGTCTGGTCTAAAAATGTCAATGAACTTGTAAGCACCCATGGGTACTCCCAGAATCAAATAATAGTTTGGAGATATCCTACCATGTCAAAG TTGGCAACCCTTACCGGCCATACGTATAGAGTTCTTTATCTTGCCATCTCCCCCGATGGACAG ACAATCGTCACAGGAGCAGGAGATGAAACACTTCGGTTTTGGAATGTCTTCCCTTCTCCCAAATCACAG AATACTGATAGTGAAATTGGAGCATCATCCCTTGGAAGAACTCAAATCCGATGA
- the LOC100242824 gene encoding PGR5-like protein 1A, chloroplastic isoform X2: protein MFSSLMATKLGFALTTAPRLFASSSRKPLISPASLSSASSCSRVESFQLVGRQLRLSRRLFIISPKATADQQGQVQGDDVVDSKILPYCSIDKKEKRSIGEMEQDFLQALQSFYYEGKAIMSNEEFDNLKEELMWEGSSVVMLSSDEQKFLEASMAYVAGNPIMSDEEFDDLKIKLKIEGSEIVVEGPRCSLRSKKVYSDLSVDYLKMFLLNVPAAVVALSLFFFLDDVTGFEITFLLELQEPFSFIFTWFAAVPLIFWLSQTITKFILKDFLILKGPCPNCGTENVSFFGTILSISNGGTTNNLKCSK from the exons ATGTTTTCAAGCCTAATGGCTACCAAGTTGGGGTTTGCTCTAACCACAGCGCCGCGCCTCTTCGCTTCTTCGTCACGGAAGCCATTGATTTCGCCGGCATCGTTGTCATCTGCATCATCTTGTTCGAGAGTTGAGTCATTTCAATTGGTCGGTCGGCAGTTGCGTCTTTCGCGTagactttttattatttcaccTAAGGCCACTGCAGACCAGCAAG GTCAGGTCCAAGGAGATGACGTTGTTGATTCTAAAATCTTGCCCTACTGTAGCATagacaagaaagaaaagaggtcaATTGGGGAGATGGAACAAGATTTTCTTCAGGCACTGCAG TCTTTTTATTATGAGGGAAAGGCTATTATGTCAAATGAGGAATTTGACAACCTCAAGGAAGAACTCATGTGGGAAGGAAGCAGCGTTGTTATGCTAA GTTCTGATGAACAGAAGTTTCTTGAAGCCTCCATGGCCTATGTTGCAGGGAACCCGATAATGTCTGATGAAGAGTTTGACGATTTGAAGATAAAGCTTAAG attGAAGGAAGTGAAATTGTAGTTGAGGGTCCAAGATGCAGTCTTCGTAGTAAAAAG GTTTATAGTGATCTGTCTGTCGACTATCTCAAGATGTTCCTCTTGAATGTCCCAGCTGCTGTTGTTGCACTGTCATT GTTTTTCTTCCTGGATGATGTGACTGGATTTGAAATCACTTTTCTTTTGGAG CTCCAGGAACCATTCAGTTTCATTTTCACGTGGTTTGCTGCAGTGCCCCTCATATTTTGGCTATCTCAGACAATtaccaaatttattttgaaagattttttGATCCTAAAG GGCCCCTGCCCAAACTGTGGTACAGAGAATGTTTCGTTCTTTGGCACTATACTGTCAATTTCCAATGGTGGTACCACCAACAATCTTAAATGTTCCAAGTAA